The following are encoded together in the Desulfococcus multivorans genome:
- a CDS encoding GAK system CofD-like protein, giving the protein MFIKITRNIRLPDPVKSARHRHCPELGPKILFFSGGSALKDTCAELIQYTHNSIHVITPFDSGGSSARLREAFKMPAIGDVRNRLLALADSSLQGYPEIFRLFACRFPEDGDPTVLKGEMAEMIAGRHPLVAEIPDPMRRIIRHYLHLFIEFMPRDFDLRKASIGNLILTAGYLDNRRNLDTIIYIFSKLVQVRGVVRPVINKYLHLVAALADGRRIVGQHLMTGKEVSPLGSRITDLWLTSNPQRPEPVHVPIRQKTATLIEEADLICYPMGSFYTSLVANLLPRGVGRAVRRTACPKIFIPNTGGCDPETVGMGIMDQIRCLAFFLNRDDPNVQETRGVLDFILVDQVRGDYHGELDREELTRMGINVIDTTLVSDESEPLIDEKLLVPVLLSLS; this is encoded by the coding sequence ATGTTCATCAAGATCACCCGTAACATCCGATTGCCGGACCCGGTCAAGTCGGCCCGCCACCGGCATTGCCCCGAACTGGGGCCCAAGATACTCTTTTTCAGCGGCGGGAGTGCGCTGAAAGATACCTGCGCCGAGCTCATTCAGTACACCCACAACTCCATTCACGTCATCACCCCCTTCGATTCGGGCGGGAGCTCGGCCAGGCTCCGGGAGGCTTTCAAGATGCCCGCCATCGGGGATGTGCGTAACCGCCTTCTGGCCCTGGCCGACAGCAGCCTCCAGGGATATCCGGAAATTTTCAGGCTATTTGCCTGTCGGTTCCCTGAAGACGGTGACCCGACGGTCCTGAAGGGGGAGATGGCGGAGATGATCGCCGGCCGTCATCCCCTGGTCGCCGAAATCCCCGATCCCATGCGCAGAATCATCCGTCATTACCTGCATCTTTTTATAGAATTCATGCCCCGGGATTTTGATCTGAGAAAGGCGAGCATCGGAAATCTCATCCTGACGGCGGGCTATCTCGACAACCGGCGCAACCTCGACACCATCATCTATATTTTCTCCAAACTGGTCCAGGTGCGGGGGGTGGTGCGACCGGTGATCAACAAATACCTTCATCTGGTTGCCGCGCTGGCGGACGGCCGACGGATCGTCGGGCAGCACTTGATGACGGGCAAGGAGGTGTCGCCCCTGGGCTCCCGCATCACGGACCTCTGGCTGACGTCGAACCCGCAACGTCCGGAGCCCGTGCATGTTCCGATCCGACAGAAGACGGCGACCCTCATCGAGGAGGCCGATCTGATCTGTTATCCCATGGGCAGCTTCTATACAAGCCTTGTCGCCAACCTCTTGCCCCGGGGCGTGGGTCGGGCGGTCCGGCGAACCGCCTGTCCCAAAATCTTCATTCCGAACACCGGTGGATGCGATCCGGAAACCGTCGGCATGGGCATCATGGATCAGATCCGATGCCTGGCCTTTTTTTTGAACAGGGACGATCCAAACGTCCAGGAAACCCGGGGGGTTCTCGATTTTATCCTGGTGGACCAGGTCCGGGGCGATTACCATGGGGAACTGGACCGGGAGGAGTTGACGCGGATGGGCATCAATGTTATCGATACGACTCTGGTGAGCGACGAATCCGAGCCGCTGATCGATGAAAAACTTCTGGTTCCGGTGTTGCTGTCGCTGTCTTGA
- the mgtE gene encoding magnesium transporter encodes MLQDKNKILIESIKRLLRRNAIPHLRKIVNKTHAADLSDVFPYLTVRQQHKLFELIDDVEKKGILFSELDEATFLAFVEQMNVDDIVPVFEAMPSDDVADLLGQLRDEKSDAILKKMKREGQEEVENLLKYGDDTAGGIMVPDFIALREDATAGEAIKMFQKDYKDVEMPFYLYVVDEYGKLVGVSSLRQLVVVSPDTPLKAFMSTDVFSVRTDTDQEEVAKLVARYDILAVPVVDDTNTLMGIITVDDVIDIIKEEATEDILKMAGVGTEFIESKSILKNTRIRMPWLLASCFGGLAATFIIGEFEESLKQVSALAAFIPVIMGMGGNIGTQSSTIVVRGISTGFLDVREIWSVVFKELSIGLLLGLVYGTLIGVVAQFRFSGPKLALAVGSAVICSMSVAALVGSLVPMVFARMNVDPAVATGPFVTTSIDIIAVFFYFRIASILLGL; translated from the coding sequence ATGCTTCAGGACAAAAACAAAATCCTCATTGAGAGCATCAAACGGCTGCTGAGACGAAACGCCATTCCACACCTGCGCAAAATCGTCAACAAAACCCACGCCGCCGATCTGTCGGACGTCTTTCCTTATCTGACGGTCCGGCAGCAGCACAAGCTCTTCGAACTCATCGATGACGTCGAAAAAAAGGGTATCCTTTTCAGCGAGCTGGATGAGGCCACCTTCCTTGCTTTCGTGGAACAGATGAACGTCGACGACATCGTTCCTGTCTTCGAAGCCATGCCCAGTGATGACGTCGCCGATCTTCTGGGCCAGCTGCGTGATGAAAAATCCGACGCCATCCTCAAGAAGATGAAGCGTGAAGGACAGGAGGAGGTGGAGAATCTTCTGAAGTACGGCGATGATACCGCGGGCGGCATCATGGTGCCGGATTTCATCGCCCTCAGGGAGGATGCCACGGCCGGCGAGGCCATCAAGATGTTCCAGAAGGATTACAAGGACGTGGAGATGCCCTTTTATCTCTATGTCGTGGACGAATACGGCAAGCTTGTCGGAGTGAGCTCGCTGCGGCAGCTGGTGGTCGTCTCACCCGATACCCCCCTCAAGGCCTTCATGTCCACGGACGTCTTCTCGGTCCGGACCGACACGGACCAGGAGGAAGTGGCCAAGCTGGTGGCGCGCTACGACATCCTGGCGGTTCCGGTGGTGGACGACACCAACACGCTGATGGGGATCATTACGGTGGACGATGTCATCGACATCATCAAGGAGGAGGCCACCGAGGACATCCTCAAGATGGCCGGCGTGGGAACGGAATTCATCGAATCGAAGTCCATACTGAAGAACACCCGGATCAGAATGCCGTGGCTTCTGGCCAGCTGTTTCGGCGGTCTTGCCGCCACCTTCATCATCGGGGAGTTTGAGGAGAGTCTGAAACAGGTGTCCGCACTCGCCGCCTTCATCCCCGTCATCATGGGCATGGGCGGCAATATCGGCACCCAGTCGTCCACTATCGTGGTCCGCGGCATTTCCACGGGGTTTCTGGACGTGCGGGAGATCTGGTCCGTGGTCTTCAAGGAACTCTCCATTGGATTGCTTCTGGGGCTTGTGTACGGGACGCTCATCGGGGTGGTTGCCCAATTCCGTTTCAGCGGCCCCAAATTGGCTCTGGCGGTGGGCTCCGCAGTCATCTGTTCCATGTCGGTGGCGGCCCTTGTAGGATCTCTGGTGCCCATGGTCTTTGCGAGAATGAACGTCGACCCTGCCGTGGCCACGGGGCCTTTCGTAACCACCTCCATCGACATCATCGCCGTGTTTTTTTACTTCCGGATCGCATCGATCCTTCTGGGTCTCTAA
- a CDS encoding response regulator, with protein sequence MTVQDVTSPLVVVVNDDVIQLRVLSNMLAQEGLIAQAFDTAGEALENMLSSALPDLIVTDLHMPGIDGWRFCRLLRSMEYAAFNAVPILVVSATFSGEDVRQITARLGADAFLPVPVRTTTFINQVNGLLKGHTSRIKTRVLIVDPDATSIQKLKSAFEYAGYYAATAFSGLEAVNCLRERKAEIIVLEHQLPDTSGDRLLKELRQMHPQGVFIMIANDPRPELALGWMQQGIAAYARKPFDPQCLITLCENACRERALLHIEDTLEERTRELLNSEARYRFIYDKSPVMMHSIDRNRRFCDVNRKWLVEMGYKREEVIGRDAYFMVHPEDPALTTSDKTPVFGHESVTDFPCRFQKKDGSPIDVLVSSEAVTNRHGEKIGICVVRDVTRQKRMENERLILESQIQKFEGLNLMAGSVAHNFNNLLMGIMGNLEMAAVALGPDTPIMRNIKAAGQAAERAAELSSMMLTYAGRGLITAQTINLPELVEEMIGLLKISITDKADILFVRSKEPVFIKGDAAQINQAVINVVSNAAESFGQNPGRITLSIGTTYCGRNTFQTPFHDDNLPEGDYAYLDITDTGCGMTANTHTRAFDPFFTTKFTGRGLGLSAVLGIVRAHRGAISIQSREGRGTSVKMLFPALPMNMEKTAECTSATTANIQREHPVLPESESSGCRR encoded by the coding sequence ATGACCGTTCAAGACGTGACATCTCCTCTTGTCGTCGTGGTCAACGACGATGTCATTCAATTGCGCGTCCTGTCCAATATGCTGGCGCAGGAGGGTCTTATCGCCCAAGCCTTCGATACCGCCGGAGAGGCGTTGGAAAATATGCTCTCCTCGGCGTTGCCGGACCTGATCGTCACCGACCTCCATATGCCCGGCATCGACGGCTGGCGATTCTGTCGGCTGCTGCGATCTATGGAATATGCCGCCTTCAATGCCGTACCGATTCTCGTGGTGTCCGCCACCTTTTCCGGCGAGGATGTCAGACAGATCACCGCGAGGCTCGGCGCCGACGCCTTTCTGCCCGTCCCCGTCCGAACGACCACATTCATCAATCAGGTCAATGGTCTTCTCAAGGGGCACACCTCCCGGATCAAAACCCGTGTCCTGATCGTCGATCCGGATGCAACCAGCATCCAGAAGCTGAAATCCGCGTTCGAATACGCGGGGTATTACGCCGCCACGGCCTTCAGCGGTCTCGAAGCCGTAAATTGCCTCAGAGAACGCAAGGCGGAAATCATCGTCCTGGAACATCAGCTACCCGACACCTCCGGAGACCGACTCCTGAAGGAACTCCGGCAGATGCATCCGCAAGGTGTGTTCATCATGATTGCCAACGACCCGCGGCCCGAGCTCGCCCTCGGATGGATGCAGCAGGGTATCGCCGCATATGCCAGGAAGCCTTTCGACCCACAATGTCTGATCACCTTGTGTGAAAATGCGTGTCGGGAGCGGGCGCTTCTCCACATTGAGGACACTCTGGAGGAGCGCACCCGGGAACTCCTCAACAGCGAAGCGAGATACCGGTTCATATACGACAAGTCTCCGGTAATGATGCATTCTATCGACCGGAACAGGCGGTTCTGCGACGTCAACCGGAAATGGCTTGTCGAAATGGGTTATAAACGGGAGGAGGTTATTGGCCGGGATGCCTATTTCATGGTTCACCCGGAGGATCCGGCCCTGACGACTTCTGATAAGACGCCGGTTTTTGGTCATGAAAGTGTCACCGATTTCCCCTGCCGATTCCAAAAAAAAGACGGCAGCCCCATCGATGTGCTCGTCAGCTCAGAGGCCGTCACGAACCGTCATGGGGAAAAGATCGGCATCTGCGTGGTAAGGGACGTCACCCGTCAGAAGCGGATGGAAAATGAACGGCTGATCCTGGAATCTCAAATTCAGAAATTCGAGGGTCTGAACCTTATGGCCGGCAGCGTGGCCCACAATTTCAACAACCTGCTGATGGGCATCATGGGCAACCTGGAGATGGCCGCCGTCGCCCTTGGCCCCGACACACCGATCATGCGCAATATCAAAGCGGCAGGGCAGGCGGCCGAACGTGCAGCGGAGCTGAGCAGCATGATGCTGACCTATGCCGGACGGGGGCTGATCACAGCCCAGACCATCAACCTACCCGAACTGGTGGAGGAGATGATCGGTCTCCTGAAGATCTCGATTACGGACAAGGCGGATATTCTGTTCGTCAGAAGTAAGGAACCGGTGTTCATTAAAGGAGATGCCGCCCAGATCAACCAGGCCGTTATCAACGTCGTTTCCAACGCAGCGGAATCCTTTGGACAAAATCCGGGGCGCATCACCCTGTCCATCGGGACGACCTACTGCGGTCGCAATACCTTCCAAACCCCGTTCCATGACGACAACCTGCCGGAGGGTGATTACGCCTACCTTGACATCACCGATACGGGATGCGGCATGACCGCGAACACCCATACCCGCGCCTTCGATCCCTTCTTCACCACCAAATTTACGGGTCGGGGATTGGGACTTTCGGCCGTTCTCGGCATCGTCAGGGCCCATCGGGGAGCGATATCCATTCAAAGCCGGGAGGGCCGGGGAACCTCGGTCAAAATGCTGTTTCCCGCCCTTCCGATGAACATGGAAAAAACGGCGGAATGCACGTCTGCAACCACCGCCAATATACAGAGAGAACATCCGGTGCTCCCTGAATCAGAGTCGTCAGGGTGTCGACGCTGA
- the phoU gene encoding phosphate signaling complex protein PhoU — protein sequence MAKHFQKELEKLKKRVLGLGAQVEDRLRLAGRVIESRELFDAERIIKSDYLINEEEVEIEEECLKILALYQPVAVDLRFIIAVIKINSELERIADEATNIAHRLKKIIQCHDGCGISYDYGDLVRRVQAMLNKGLDAMINLDVDLAFKVLLLDDEVDNLHHEMYRRVMKDMLAFPGNVEYLMNKFLISRHLERIGDHATNIAEEVIYLVEGEIVRHKDY from the coding sequence ATGGCCAAACACTTTCAAAAGGAACTGGAAAAATTAAAAAAACGGGTTCTGGGGCTCGGGGCTCAGGTGGAGGATCGGCTCCGCCTGGCGGGCAGGGTCATCGAATCCCGGGAACTCTTCGACGCGGAGCGGATCATCAAATCGGATTATCTAATCAACGAAGAAGAGGTCGAGATCGAGGAGGAGTGCCTCAAGATTCTGGCGCTCTACCAGCCGGTGGCGGTGGACCTCCGGTTTATTATTGCCGTCATCAAGATCAACAGCGAGCTGGAGCGCATCGCCGACGAGGCGACCAATATCGCTCATCGGCTCAAGAAGATCATTCAGTGCCATGACGGCTGCGGTATCAGCTATGACTACGGTGATCTGGTCAGGCGGGTTCAGGCCATGTTGAACAAGGGGTTGGACGCCATGATCAACCTGGATGTCGATTTGGCCTTCAAGGTGCTTCTCCTGGATGACGAGGTGGACAACCTCCATCATGAGATGTACCGGCGGGTCATGAAGGATATGCTCGCTTTCCCAGGCAACGTGGAATATCTGATGAACAAATTTCTGATCTCCCGGCATCTGGAACGGATCGGCGATCACGCCACCAACATCGCCGAGGAGGTGATCTACCTCGTGGAGGGCGAGATTGTCCGCCATAAGGATTATTGA
- a CDS encoding PTS sugar transporter subunit IIA, which produces MKLTINDVARSLDLPLSTVERWIRQGRIPIKRSGQTYTVDRTALEKWAKSHKLAFSLQDAPAAPGADAVGVPDSETLLSAMKRGEILYGIHGDTTDEVLASAVEAMTVFPAEVKTELLERLLERERLTSTGIGKGVAIPHPRMPFLDEIDQSVIVTGFLDKPIDYLAVDSRPVFVLFFLLSPTPKQHLQILSRLSFCVRDDAFVSFLKTIPDPDAFEARIEAFERTMNKKGLV; this is translated from the coding sequence ATGAAGTTGACCATCAACGACGTCGCCCGAAGTCTTGATCTCCCCCTCAGCACCGTGGAACGATGGATTCGCCAAGGTCGGATCCCCATCAAGCGGAGCGGACAGACCTATACCGTTGACAGGACGGCTCTGGAGAAGTGGGCTAAATCCCATAAGTTGGCGTTTTCCCTTCAGGACGCCCCGGCCGCCCCTGGAGCGGATGCCGTTGGTGTGCCGGACAGCGAAACGCTCCTGTCCGCGATGAAGCGGGGAGAGATTCTCTACGGGATTCACGGCGATACGACGGATGAGGTCCTGGCGTCGGCGGTGGAGGCGATGACGGTGTTTCCTGCCGAGGTCAAAACGGAGCTGCTTGAGCGACTCCTCGAACGGGAGCGTCTGACATCGACCGGGATCGGAAAAGGCGTCGCTATTCCGCATCCCCGAATGCCGTTTTTGGATGAGATTGATCAGTCGGTTATCGTCACCGGCTTCCTCGACAAGCCGATCGACTACCTGGCTGTAGACAGTCGGCCGGTGTTCGTTCTTTTTTTTCTTCTGAGCCCGACGCCAAAACAGCATCTTCAGATTCTGTCGCGGCTGTCGTTCTGCGTACGTGACGACGCGTTCGTCAGTTTTCTGAAAACCATACCGGATCCTGACGCTTTTGAGGCCAGGATCGAGGCCTTCGAAAGGACCATGAACAAAAAGGGATTGGTGTAG
- a CDS encoding protein kinase domain-containing protein — MKKIGRYIVRGQLGRGGMGRVYKVEMPVTGKIVALKLLKPDPLLTDLLGLENIRGMFVREAVTMANLKHPNLLDVWDFDEAEGMPFYIMDYHCNNLGTMIGESHMIEKPSRRIPAEKAVRYIRQILEGLACLHYAGVVHRDIKPFNVLITDYDTVKICDFGLSKMRGYPFRGPSNLKVGTPGYASPEQQKDPDAVDFSADLFSVGVMFYRMLTGILPMKDPASPQAHNPDLDVFWDRFLLKAIEPSPLRRYRRARSMLAALDDVYAVWRGKQEKICRYPYPTGLEDLASDAPATVEYEKPRSRPLNVDLKKARRLFGLDELFRPQVYTENDFNVDVDDVVADRATGLLWERSGSEYPMTWDRARHYVRGLNDQGFSGRTDWRLPTVAELTTLLMKTYPQETLCISSVFDETQRGLWSSDRRSPAAAWYVSLDLGFVAWHDHTARCYVRAVCDRSGSTDEFNAAQATGERS; from the coding sequence ATGAAAAAAATCGGGAGATATATTGTCAGAGGGCAGCTTGGTCGGGGCGGCATGGGCCGGGTGTACAAGGTCGAAATGCCTGTTACGGGTAAGATTGTCGCATTGAAGCTGCTCAAGCCCGACCCGCTTCTGACGGACCTGCTGGGTTTGGAAAATATCCGGGGAATGTTTGTCCGGGAAGCGGTTACCATGGCGAATTTGAAACACCCGAATCTGCTGGATGTCTGGGATTTTGATGAGGCGGAGGGAATGCCTTTCTACATCATGGATTATCATTGCAACAATCTGGGGACCATGATCGGAGAAAGCCACATGATTGAAAAGCCCTCGCGTCGGATTCCTGCGGAGAAGGCTGTTCGATATATTCGCCAGATACTTGAGGGGTTGGCCTGCCTCCATTATGCCGGTGTGGTTCACCGAGATATCAAACCGTTCAATGTCCTGATCACCGATTACGACACCGTCAAAATCTGTGATTTCGGTCTTTCCAAAATGAGAGGATACCCCTTCAGGGGGCCTTCCAACCTCAAGGTCGGCACACCGGGGTACGCATCCCCGGAACAACAGAAGGATCCGGACGCCGTCGATTTCAGTGCCGACCTTTTTTCGGTGGGGGTGATGTTTTACCGAATGTTGACCGGAATTCTGCCCATGAAGGATCCCGCTTCTCCTCAGGCCCACAATCCGGATCTTGACGTCTTCTGGGACCGCTTTCTTCTCAAAGCCATCGAGCCGTCGCCCCTGCGGCGGTATCGCCGGGCCAGGTCCATGCTGGCGGCGTTGGATGACGTCTATGCCGTTTGGCGCGGCAAGCAGGAAAAAATCTGCCGGTATCCGTATCCGACCGGTCTGGAAGACCTGGCATCCGATGCGCCGGCAACGGTCGAATATGAGAAGCCGAGAAGTCGTCCTTTGAATGTCGATCTCAAAAAGGCACGGAGACTGTTCGGGTTGGATGAGCTTTTCCGACCTCAGGTATACACCGAAAACGATTTCAACGTCGATGTCGACGACGTCGTTGCCGATCGCGCCACTGGTCTTCTGTGGGAGCGGTCCGGATCCGAATATCCCATGACGTGGGATCGTGCCCGCCACTATGTCCGCGGTCTCAACGACCAAGGATTTTCAGGCCGGACCGATTGGCGGCTGCCGACGGTGGCCGAACTCACGACGCTTTTGATGAAGACCTATCCCCAGGAGACCCTTTGCATATCATCGGTTTTTGATGAGACCCAAAGGGGACTATGGAGCAGTGACAGGCGTTCCCCGGCGGCCGCCTGGTATGTCAGCTTGGATCTCGGTTTTGTTGCATGGCATGACCATACGGCGCGTTGTTATGTAAGGGCGGTATGTGATCGCTCAGGCTCGACGGATGAATTCAACGCTGCTCAAGCGACCGGCGAACGCTCTTGA
- a CDS encoding universal stress protein, whose translation MEARLLHIFRNTPLGRETLMQSIHFCKQMGVTPVVYIPAFIKFLMYFENDVVQVDLDASYLTSPDTAVDRVSGLMVEYGLEAGFLTPRNFTASTLPDIPSDFDFMSCPRSISDLSSKIGLGYIGPRVRRIVRSARFPVLLTSPVYKPWTSIAVFFGGSVNAFKALNLGLRIQRKTGMPLRLFTGTEGKHSDAYREAVREQGLDKALRQCGAEWHFWERDVDEENLYDVPHDALVVLGAFGHGLIRDFVFGSTMEKVQSVISNNLLIVGPAYAAGR comes from the coding sequence ATGGAAGCCCGATTGCTCCACATATTCAGAAACACCCCGTTGGGCAGAGAGACGCTCATGCAATCGATCCATTTCTGCAAGCAGATGGGCGTGACGCCGGTGGTTTACATTCCGGCGTTCATTAAATTTTTGATGTATTTTGAAAACGATGTCGTTCAAGTCGACCTGGACGCGTCCTATCTCACATCACCCGATACCGCCGTCGATCGCGTCTCCGGATTGATGGTCGAATACGGCCTGGAGGCCGGTTTTCTGACGCCCAGGAATTTCACGGCGTCGACCCTCCCGGACATTCCCTCCGATTTTGATTTCATGAGTTGTCCAAGAAGCATCAGCGATCTGTCTTCCAAGATCGGCCTCGGCTACATCGGTCCGCGGGTTCGGCGTATTGTCCGATCTGCTCGTTTTCCGGTGTTGTTGACCAGCCCTGTTTATAAACCCTGGACGAGCATCGCCGTCTTCTTTGGTGGATCCGTCAACGCGTTCAAAGCCTTGAATCTGGGGCTTCGCATCCAGCGGAAAACAGGAATGCCTCTCCGCCTGTTTACCGGAACCGAGGGAAAACATTCCGACGCCTACCGGGAGGCGGTTCGGGAGCAGGGGCTCGACAAGGCGCTCCGGCAATGCGGAGCAGAGTGGCATTTCTGGGAACGGGACGTGGATGAAGAAAATCTCTATGATGTTCCCCATGACGCCTTGGTCGTGCTGGGTGCTTTCGGGCATGGCCTGATTCGCGATTTTGTGTTCGGCAGTACCATGGAAAAGGTTCAGTCGGTTATCTCCAACAACCTCCTGATCGTCGGACCGGCATACGCTGCCGGACGTTGA
- a CDS encoding metallophosphoesterase family protein: MVTIQKKNKYRVGILSDTHGLLRNCIYKAFAKVDLIIHAGDVGGTAVLRELEKLAPVVAVKGNTDGNWAADAIPAFEMVSVGEIMIYVLHDLMQLDLDAGSAGVDVVVSGHTHQPCIEEKNGVLFLNPGSVGPRRFDYPISAALLEINDGRLSPKILTF; the protein is encoded by the coding sequence ATGGTTACAATCCAGAAAAAGAACAAATACCGGGTCGGCATTCTGTCCGATACCCACGGCCTTCTCCGGAACTGTATTTATAAAGCCTTCGCAAAGGTCGACCTGATCATTCATGCGGGGGATGTGGGCGGAACAGCGGTACTGAGGGAATTGGAAAAGCTTGCCCCGGTCGTCGCGGTGAAAGGGAATACGGACGGCAATTGGGCTGCGGATGCCATTCCAGCTTTTGAGATGGTTTCCGTGGGAGAGATCATGATTTACGTTCTCCATGATCTCATGCAACTGGATTTGGACGCCGGTAGCGCCGGCGTGGACGTTGTCGTCAGCGGACACACGCATCAGCCTTGTATTGAAGAGAAGAATGGCGTCCTGTTCCTGAATCCGGGCAGCGTCGGCCCCCGACGATTCGATTATCCCATTTCAGCAGCGCTTCTTGAGATCAACGACGGAAGATTGTCCCCTAAAATACTCACATTTTAA
- a CDS encoding chloride channel protein, whose product MGRMIPLRYPGKWSIFRLDDRMLLILMGIIVGTCSGLAAVALSRSLIVLLEWTHAYRYYWWAFSLPAGGAMLSSLFMNKIVKEGAGHGVPEVIYSVSRYGGLLRFRSSFSRLISSCLTIGSGGSAGPEAPVVMSGAAIGSNIATFFSLNERQRITLVGCGAAGAISSIFNAPIAGMVFTVEVILGEWTALNIIPIAIASVAGTEISRVLQGNNIVFDHREFDIGFPDTLASFGLAVLCAFTAILLTHALRAMPRHSARLPMPVWIRAAIGGAVVGVIGSFFPVVLGEGYHSIQEMIDGIYTPGFVLVAVGMLAKVAATSFTLGWGGSGGIFAPALVIGSLAGLTFHRGLAFVWPSVAWVNEGCFALLGMAGLISGMLQAPLTAIFLIIEITGDYGVILPLIIVSTISSTVCQYIEPASFYLKELVDKGQLLRPGTDGRVLSDLSIQELLEKDCISVTPDMLLRDFIEIVKRSRRNHFPVEDPVSGDYLGMVHLDDIRPYLFNPGMYDAVVLEQILDRDVEVVSLDEDLTEVLQLMDEKHLFSLPVISNKRFIGMISKATLLDRYRQELRVQTCR is encoded by the coding sequence ATGGGCAGGATGATCCCTCTGCGATACCCCGGGAAATGGAGTATCTTCCGCCTCGATGACCGCATGTTGCTCATCCTGATGGGCATCATCGTCGGAACATGCAGCGGCCTGGCCGCCGTGGCGCTGAGCCGATCCCTCATCGTCCTTCTGGAATGGACGCATGCTTACCGTTATTACTGGTGGGCGTTTTCCCTCCCGGCAGGTGGCGCCATGCTTTCCTCGCTGTTCATGAACAAGATCGTCAAGGAGGGTGCGGGGCACGGCGTGCCGGAGGTGATCTACAGCGTCTCTCGTTATGGCGGGCTTCTTCGTTTCCGCTCCAGCTTCTCCCGTCTCATTTCCAGCTGCCTGACCATCGGCAGCGGCGGTTCCGCCGGACCTGAGGCGCCGGTGGTCATGAGCGGCGCCGCCATCGGTTCCAATATCGCCACCTTTTTCTCCCTCAACGAGCGACAGCGGATCACCCTCGTTGGCTGCGGCGCCGCCGGAGCGATATCTTCGATTTTCAACGCCCCTATTGCCGGAATGGTGTTTACCGTCGAGGTGATTCTAGGTGAATGGACCGCCCTCAACATCATCCCTATCGCCATTGCATCAGTGGCCGGAACGGAGATTTCCCGTGTTCTTCAGGGCAACAATATCGTTTTCGATCATCGCGAGTTCGACATTGGGTTTCCCGACACCTTGGCCAGCTTTGGTCTGGCGGTACTGTGCGCCTTTACGGCTATTCTCTTGACACACGCGCTCAGGGCCATGCCCCGCCATTCGGCCCGTTTGCCCATGCCGGTCTGGATTCGGGCCGCCATCGGCGGCGCTGTGGTCGGTGTTATCGGCAGCTTTTTCCCGGTGGTTCTGGGGGAGGGATATCATTCCATTCAGGAGATGATCGACGGGATTTATACCCCGGGATTTGTTCTGGTGGCGGTGGGGATGCTGGCCAAAGTGGCCGCCACGTCTTTCACACTCGGGTGGGGCGGCTCCGGTGGAATTTTCGCACCGGCCCTGGTGATCGGGAGTCTGGCGGGGTTGACGTTTCATCGTGGACTTGCCTTCGTCTGGCCTTCCGTGGCATGGGTCAATGAAGGTTGCTTTGCGCTGCTGGGAATGGCCGGGTTGATCAGCGGCATGCTCCAGGCTCCTCTGACCGCTATTTTTCTGATTATTGAAATCACCGGCGATTACGGTGTCATTCTGCCGCTCATCATCGTGTCGACCATCTCTTCAACGGTCTGCCAGTACATCGAGCCGGCCTCTTTCTATCTTAAGGAACTGGTGGACAAGGGGCAGCTGCTCCGCCCCGGGACCGACGGCCGGGTGCTGTCGGACCTGAGCATTCAGGAACTCCTCGAGAAAGACTGCATCAGTGTAACTCCCGACATGCTGCTTCGAGACTTCATTGAGATTGTCAAACGGTCCCGGCGGAATCACTTCCCTGTCGAAGATCCCGTAAGCGGGGACTATCTCGGTATGGTCCATCTCGACGATATACGGCCCTATCTCTTCAATCCGGGTATGTATGACGCCGTGGTTCTGGAACAGATTCTGGACAGGGATGTCGAGGTGGTTTCCCTGGACGAAGACCTGACGGAAGTGCTGCAGTTGATGGATGAGAAACACCTGTTCAGCCTGCCGGTCATTTCCAACAAGCGATTTATCGGGATGATCTCCAAGGCAACGCTTCTGGACCGCTATCGTCAGGAACTTCGTGTACAAACGTGCCGATAA